aaaaataattgCAGAAAGTAAACGTATATGCAACCAGTGTGATTAGAAGAACTGAATCTCAGTATCACCACTAATACCGCCTAATGCCACGGAAGAAGAACTCGGGGCAAGCGGCAGCGGCAGCAGagctctctttttcctttcttcctcgTACTCTGCATCCAATCTGTCGACAACTCATACTACATAACAAGGCAGAATTTCTCGACCGCCAACCATGGTATGATACAATCCTCATGAATCCCATGTCACAAGGCAATTTCTTTACCATTCCTCCAACACCAACTATATCTTTACATACAGCACAAGCCAATGCCTCCGGTTTTGACTTAATCTCCGTGGTTTCTAATGCTTCTACAGAAGCTTTTGATGCGGGAGATGCTCCTCGCCGCCCATCGCTATCAGTTTCGGCCAGGTTTTGCTGCAACGCTTCATAACCCGCCGTATCTACGTAATCGTCTGGATTCCCAATATACCCTTCTCTTTCAGGCACGGCCAATCGAAACTCAATTGAGTGGTCCTCAAGTGGTGCAGCGGCGGGCATGCCCGTCGGCAACTGATTGGGAGTAGGAAGAGAAATCCCAGGGAGAGTGCTtggatttttttattctttttagcTGGAGAAATTGATATTTCGTCTTCCTCCTCGTTAACGGCGTCGTTTTCCGCTTCTCCGTCTTCTTCGCCTGAGTCGTCCTTACTGTCGTCGTGCCCGTACTCGATTTCCTCATCGCTCGGAGGTTCAAACAAGAAATCCGAAAGCCATTGAGTGGCGACTAGCGAGATGATGTTGTGTTTGGTGACTTATGGGGATTCTCAATTTCAGCTTTTAGGAGAAGGAGCTGCTGTTTTTTTGGACTTTACACACCAGCAGTTGCCTAGTGGCGTTTTGTTGCGCTGCGCGAGACATATTGTGGGTTTTAGCTAAATTAGTAGCTAATTTGCCAACCAAATaatatacttaaaaaaaataaaagattaggATCCTGTGTTCCACCTCCCAATTCTACCTCGGTTTTACCCATCGACATTTAGACACGTattcaatcttttctttttcttttattttttggtttggacaagattttactTGTAGTAGTAGTAATTTAAAAATCAATGTACCGTACAACAACCGTTTACTGAAAAAGCACACAGGAAGTGGAAGTGGAATAGCAGAAATCTACCAAACCAATATTGAGAACGCTACGGCTTTCCGGTTCCGAGGGCGGCCATTCTCACGAAATCTCATTAGGAGGAGAGAAGATCATCATCAAGTTCTCGTCTAAAACCTGTTTCTTCACCCCTTTTCATGGGCGGGAGCTAGAATGAAAGCTTCCCAGTTGGCGGCTAGGGCATCAACATTGAGAGTGCACGGGCATTCATCAAGCTAAATGCACAAAATTACAACAACCTAAAATTGTAGTAAAACATGATGCATCTTTACATCAAGTTTCACTTCAAGCTACGGttgatttttattattattatacatAAGAACCAGGAATTCGAACTCAAGAACTTCTTAAAATAAATATCTGCTCTCATCTCCATACAAAGATTCAAAATGAAAACGCATCACACAACAGGAGCAGAAAATGCAAGTCATGAATTTTGCAcacaaataaataagtaaataggCACTTTACAATCTCGGTGGCCAAGACGCGTTTTCATGCATTAAAACAGCAAAACGCTAATGAGAACTTGAATCCAAGCACACAAGAGATTGTGCAAATCATACGCCTTTCCGCAAATCTCCGACCAAGTATCATGCATTACACTGGGAGCTAG
The Coffea eugenioides isolate CCC68of unplaced genomic scaffold, Ceug_1.0 ScVebR1_1601;HRSCAF=2480, whole genome shotgun sequence genome window above contains:
- the LOC113755596 gene encoding E3 ubiquitin-protein ligase CIP8-like: MPAAAPLEDHSIEFRLAVPEREGYIGNPDDYVDTAGYEALQQNLAETDSDGRRGASPASKASVEALETTEIKSKPEALACAVCKDIVGVGGMVKKLPCDMGFMRIVSYHGWRSRNSALLCSMSCRQIGCRVRGRKEKESSAAAAACPEFFFRGIRRY